In Larimichthys crocea isolate SSNF unplaced genomic scaffold, L_crocea_2.0 scaffold68117, whole genome shotgun sequence, the genomic window ATGCCAACAACCTCGCAGCACAGCAACGAAACGAGGTGGCTTTTGTCATCCATAACCTACCTATCCTGGCCAAGATGGCTGCCGTCAGTAAAGCCTGTGGAAACCTGTTCAACCTGGTTCAGGGCACGTCAGCAGAGACCTCTGGTATGTAAGCGGTGggcaacacacaacaaatgaatgaaatggcGAGATGAATGTTTGATTGAaagtatatcttttttttcctctcttctccttcaggTGGACTGCTGGTGTGTCTGCCCAGAGAGCAGGCGGCCAAGTTCTGCTCAGAAATGAAGAGCCAGAGCTCCGGAGCTGGAGGTCAGGGGGCGGCAGGCGGGGCGTGGATAATTGGAATTGTCGAAAAGGGCGACCGCCGCGCTCGCATCATCGACAAGCCCCGCATCATCGAGGTTCCACCCCGAGGAAGTCAGGCAGCAAATCAGGACAACAGCTCCACCAGCCCCTCTCCAAGCCCCAATTTGTTATagacactgtgtgtgagtgtgtatgtgtgtgtgtgtgtgagtgtgtgtgtccatctcaTCCCCTTTTACAGTCAAAGTGCTGAGAGCACACAAATGAAATCAGTCATTTCTCCATCTATAAAGATGGAGAGTTCCTGGAACATGGGTGGTGTTTCTGGGCAGTGTCCTCATTCTTAATGTATAGAGACACGTGACTCTCTAAGATTCAtctgaaggcaaaaaaaaaacaaaaaaacttttaattatgAAAACATTCCAAATCATTCTCgccagcaaaaacaaaaaaaaaaaagtgtgtgattattttatcatttgatTAGGTGCTCTGCGGTGAGGACGTGGAACATGCCGGTTTTGTTTTGGATGTGGATGATGTGAACGTCTCATGTCGGTGAATGTATCATGTGGAAAACGAGCGGTTCATGGGTCGCTCCTGGCACCTGGCTCTGCCCACACAGCCCACAGGAAGGCTTGAGCAGCTTCCTTTGGACAGGCTGGGTGGTGTTCAGAATGTCCTTCTGTGtcagctgattggctgtccAGCACCAAGTCCTTCCTGCCCTTCCTTTTTATGAAGCTCTGCCCTTTAAACCCCAG contains:
- the LOC104933750 gene encoding selenide, water dikinase 2, with the translated sequence MISLLYKTRILFPKPFESVYGVFSLGSNNKCVLCVFSRPDGAVPGDVLVLTKPLGTQVAVNAHQWLDQPERWNKIKLVVTKEEVKEAYQEAMFSMATLNRTAAGLMHKFQAHAATDVTGFGLLGHANNLAAQQRNEVAFVIHNLPILAKMAAVSKACGNLFNLVQGTSAETSGGLLVCLPREQAAKFCSEMKSQSSGAGGQGAAGGAWIIGIVEKGDRRARIIDKPRIIEVPPRGSQAANQDNSSTSPSPSPNLL